From the Streptomyces sp. SN-593 genome, the window TAGGGGGAGGAAGTGGGTAGGGACCGGTTGACCGTGGACCGCCTTCTGGCGCAGCCGTCGGGACGGAGCGGGCTGATCGTGCTGCCGTTCGCGCTGATCGTGGCGATCACCGCGACCGACCTGCTGCTCCCGCAGCGCATCGTCCTCGGTCCGCTGCTGGTGATCGCGCCCGCCATCACCGCGTCCCTGGCCGGTCCGTGGATGACCGCCCTGACCGGGGTGGCGGCCGTGGGGGCCGAGGTGGTCATCGGGCAGTTCCAGGGCGGCCTCGGCACCCCCAACCACATCGCGGACTTCGTCGCGCTGGTCGGCCTGTCCGTCCTCGCGGTGCTGGTGTGCATCGCCCGCGACCGGCGCAACCGCGCGTTGTGGCGGGCACGTTCGGTCGCCGAGACCACACAGCGGGTGCTGCTGCGGCCCCCGCCGCGGGTGGTCGGGCCGCAGCGGGTGGCGTGGCTGTACCTGACCGCCGAGGACGAGACGCAGATCGGCGGCGACCTGTTCGCCACCACCCGCGCCGCACACCCCTCGACCCGCGTGATCATCGGCGACGTCCGGGGCCACGGCCTGGCGTCCATCGGCGAGGCGTCCCTGGTGCTGGGCGCCTTCCGCGAGGCCGCCCACCGGTGCGCCAAACTGCCCGACGTGGTGGCCGCGGTGGACGACAGCGTCAGCCGGAACCTGGAGGAGGTCGCCGACGTCGAGCACGACGCCGGCGAGCACTTCGTCACCGCGCTCCTGCTCGACCTGCCCGACGACGGCACCACCGCGGAGATGGTCAACTGCGGCCACCCGCCGCCGTTGCTGGTGCACGGCGGCGAGGTCACGACCCTGCACGCACACCGGCCGGCGCCCCCGTTCGGTGTCACCGCGCCGCAGTCGGCCGACGTCCTGCCCACCGACACCTTCACCTTCGAGCCCGGCGACTTCCTCGTGCTCTACACCGACGGGTTCGTCGAGGCGCGTTCGCCGGACGGGGACTTCTACCCGCTCGCCGAGCGGATCGCGGACCTGCTCGCCGCCGAGCCGGACGTGCTCCTGAAGCACCTCCACGCCGACCTGCTCCGGCACACCGGGGGACGGCCCGCGGACGACGCGGCGCTGCTCGTCCTCCAGCGCACGGCCCTGCCGAGGGAGGAGGGGCGGCCCCCGGACGGGCGCGTGGACGAGGACGGGCCGATCGCAGGCGGGCCGATCGCGGGCGGGCCGGAGCGCGGCGGCGGGCCGGAGCGCGGCGGCCAGGAGAGCGGGGATCAGGGGCGGGCGGGGGACGCGGGCGGACGGGAGGGCCCGGACGGACCGCGGGCCGCGCCTCCGCCGGGGCCGCGGTCCGCGCGGCCCGATCGGTCGAAGCGCCCCGAGTGGCCCGCGCGCCCCGAGCCCCGGCCGCGGCACCGGCGCGCGGCCTGATCCCGATCCCGATCCCGATTCCGGCCGCGGTCCGTCCGTCCGCCCGCCCGGAGGCGGCGAACGCCCGCTGAACGTCCGGCGAACAGTGCTCCGGCGGCACAACGGCCCGTACGCCCCTGGGGTCCCACAGGCGTCACCCACGTCCGCGACACCCCGCGAGGACCCCGCTCATGAAGATCCGCCCCACCCTGCCGGCCGCCGCCACGGCGGCCGTGATCGTCCCGGCCGTGCTGCTGGGCGCCACCGCAGCGGCTCACGCCGACTCCGGACCGGCCGCCTCCGCGACGGCGCCGCCGGCCGCGTCACCCGAGGTCACCCCGACCACCGCGCCATCCTCCCCCTCGACCACGGCGACGGGCCCGGCGACGACCCCTTCGGCGTCCGCCCCCGCGACGCCCGCGTCCGGCGGCGGATCACTGCCGTCCTGCACCAGCGCGCCCTCGTCCGCGATCCGGTTCACCCTCAGGGGGCTGCCGTCCGGCATCGCGCCCGGCGACGGCTGGCACACCTTCACGCTGACCGTGGCGGGTACCGGCGACCAGGCGCTCGGCGCGATCGACGCGGCGGTCAGCGTCCGCAACGGTGAGGACAGTCAGAACGACGACCTCTACGACGACGCGTACCTGGAGTACTGGGACCCCACGGCGACTGCCACCGGCGGCACATGGCTCAGCCTGAAGGACGAGGGCAGGGACGACATCCGCGAGACCGGGCTCATCTACGGTTCGACCACGCTGAGGTCCGCGCACGCGTCCGCCGACCTGAGGTTCAGGATCCGGCTGACCGCCGGCGCCACCCCCGGTCCCGCCTGGGCGGACGGCGGCGGCACCTACGTGGACACCGCGAAGAACTGCACCCGGGGTAGCAGCACGGAAGCCGGTTTCCAGGTGCTGGCGGCCGGTGCGCAGGGCGGTTCCGGCGGGACCACGGCGCCCGCCTCCTCCGCGGGCTCCTCGTCCTCCGGCGCCGGCGCGACCCCGGACGGCGGGACCTCGGACGGGACGGCCCCGGGCGGCGGGACCCTCGCGGAGACCGGTACCTCGTCCGCGACGCCGGTGATCGCGGCGGTCGGCGGTGCCGCGGTGCTGGCCGGCGCGGTGGCGGTCGGGGTGGTGCGGCGCCGCGGGAAGGGCTCCCCGGCGGCCTGATCCTCCCGGCGGGGCCGACCGCCCGCCCGGGCCCTTGCGCCCCGGGCGGGCGGCCGGCCGCCGTCCACCGGCGCCTACTCGGGCGGCGCGGTCGTCCCGCTCCCCTCGGCGGGGGCGGTCTCCTCGGCGGGGGCCGCCTGCTGCGCGGGTACGGCGGCGGGGGGAGCAGCGGGGGTCCCGGCGGCCGGGGCGGTCGAGGTGGTGGCCTGGGCGGTCGGTGCGGTTGGCACCGCTGGTGCGGTCGGCGCTGCTGGCGCTGCCGGCGCGGCGGCACCCGTGGCCGCGGTGGCCGCCGCCGTCGCCGGTGTCTTCGGCGGAACCTTGGCCGTCACCTGTGTACGGGTCCACATCGCGATCAGCGCGGACGCCAGGCTCATCACGGTGGACTGCTGGTCCGGGGTCCAGTGCAGCCCGAATCCGATCGCGAGCGACATACCCGCCTGGAGGAGTCCCAGTATCGCCGCGTTGACGCCGTCGTGGACGCTGACGGCGACCAGCAGGCCGACGACCGCGGCGGCGAACGCGTTCACCACCGCCTGCTGCTTGTCACTGAGATCCAGCCCGAACGCCGTGCT encodes:
- a CDS encoding LAETG motif-containing sortase-dependent surface protein; amino-acid sequence: MKIRPTLPAAATAAVIVPAVLLGATAAAHADSGPAASATAPPAASPEVTPTTAPSSPSTTATGPATTPSASAPATPASGGGSLPSCTSAPSSAIRFTLRGLPSGIAPGDGWHTFTLTVAGTGDQALGAIDAAVSVRNGEDSQNDDLYDDAYLEYWDPTATATGGTWLSLKDEGRDDIRETGLIYGSTTLRSAHASADLRFRIRLTAGATPGPAWADGGGTYVDTAKNCTRGSSTEAGFQVLAAGAQGGSGGTTAPASSAGSSSSGAGATPDGGTSDGTAPGGGTLAETGTSSATPVIAAVGGAAVLAGAVAVGVVRRRGKGSPAA
- a CDS encoding PP2C family protein-serine/threonine phosphatase, with translation MDRLLAQPSGRSGLIVLPFALIVAITATDLLLPQRIVLGPLLVIAPAITASLAGPWMTALTGVAAVGAEVVIGQFQGGLGTPNHIADFVALVGLSVLAVLVCIARDRRNRALWRARSVAETTQRVLLRPPPRVVGPQRVAWLYLTAEDETQIGGDLFATTRAAHPSTRVIIGDVRGHGLASIGEASLVLGAFREAAHRCAKLPDVVAAVDDSVSRNLEEVADVEHDAGEHFVTALLLDLPDDGTTAEMVNCGHPPPLLVHGGEVTTLHAHRPAPPFGVTAPQSADVLPTDTFTFEPGDFLVLYTDGFVEARSPDGDFYPLAERIADLLAAEPDVLLKHLHADLLRHTGGRPADDAALLVLQRTALPREEGRPPDGRVDEDGPIAGGPIAGGPERGGGPERGGQESGDQGRAGDAGGREGPDGPRAAPPPGPRSARPDRSKRPEWPARPEPRPRHRRAA